From Pseudomonas sp. stari2:
GGGGAGGGTGGGGTGAAGGTGTTGACGTGGGCGATGCTGAACGTGGCAAAAGTGCCGCCACCGGTCAGCGCCGGGCAGTTGAACAGCAGGCTGCAGTAGCCGCATTTTTCCCACAGCACATGGTGGGCAGATTGCGGCGGGCAGTGCTCGGCCGAGGGTTTCGCTTCATGCGCGGAGTGATCCATGCCCGCCATATCCATGCTCATTGGCATGGATGTCGAGGCGTGCTGATCCATCGGCATCGACTGAGAAATCAGCGGGCCGATGAAGATCATCAACATGGCGAACAGGGCGATCCAGCTGCCGCGTGTCAGGTGTTCGGTCTGACGGCGTTGCACGGATGCCCCGGCGCTGCGCGGGCGCACGGGCGGAGTCTGCCGGAACGGTTATTGGGCGTGCGCGTGTTCCGGCATGTCCTGCGGTGGTTTCTTCTGCACGGCGACTTCGACCGTTACGTTACCGGCCTTTTCGAAATGCATCGTCAGCGGGAAGCGCTTGCCGTCGACCAACAGGCTGCGGTCGGTCGGATTCATCAGCATCACGTGATAGGCCATCGGCGCGAAGGTCACGTTTCCACCGGCCGGGA
This genomic window contains:
- a CDS encoding DUF2946 domain-containing protein yields the protein MRPRSAGASVQRRQTEHLTRGSWIALFAMLMIFIGPLISQSMPMDQHASTSMPMSMDMAGMDHSAHEAKPSAEHCPPQSAHHVLWEKCGYCSLLFNCPALTGGGTFATFSIAHVNTFTPPSPRLGHARQTFFPGARSRAPPVAA